The following are encoded together in the Chitinophagales bacterium genome:
- a CDS encoding nucleotidyltransferase domain-containing protein, which yields MLLRDKDRVRLLEIFNKVELPFEVWAYGSRVNGKAHEGSDLDLVIRTQNLQELPFDILSSLKENIRESNIPIVVELFDWARLPESFHCNIEVEHEVLFSNLKVGVNEPSAQYKKGNGQNNK from the coding sequence ATGTTGCTGAGGGATAAAGACAGAGTGCGTTTATTGGAAATTTTCAATAAAGTGGAATTGCCCTTTGAAGTCTGGGCCTATGGCAGTCGTGTGAATGGTAAGGCACATGAGGGAAGCGACCTGGATTTGGTGATACGTACCCAAAATCTGCAAGAATTACCTTTTGATATTTTATCGAGTTTAAAAGAAAACATACGAGAAAGCAATATTCCTATTGTAGTAGAATTGTTTGACTGGGCACGCCTTCCGGAAAGTTTTCACTGCAATATTGAAGTTGAGCACGAGGTCTTGTTCAGTAATCTTAAAGTGGGTGTAAATGAACCATCAGCCCAATACAAAAAGGGAAATGGACAAAACAATAAATGA
- a CDS encoding sigma-54 dependent transcriptional regulator — protein sequence MELQALKQRFGIIGNSPALNYALSIAQRVAPTNLTVLITGESGVGKEIFSKVIHNLSTRKHNAFIAVNCGAIPEGTIDSELFGHEKGSFTGASDSRKGYFEYVANGTIFLDEIGEMPLSTQARLLRVLESGEYIRVGSSKVQKTDVRVIAASNVNLMEAVKKGKFREDLYYRLSTVPIIVPPLRDRKEDIHLLFRKFVADFSDRHKTTPIHLDEEAQSLLEKHSWPGNIRELKNIAEQISVLAQSKTVGAEELKKYIPEFGISKLPAVASFYRSENGGQGSGSEKGQGFSGDFTERDILYKLFFDIKKDINDMKKFLFDHYTGSTSTPPSSSYMPGAQEQDYESREERQASIASRKENPIIINSPNYEDEDVEESLNIAEKERELIILALKKHKGKRKDAALDLGVSERTLYRKIKEYKIQE from the coding sequence TTGGAATTACAAGCATTAAAACAACGATTTGGAATCATAGGGAATTCTCCCGCATTGAACTATGCCCTGAGCATTGCACAGCGGGTAGCGCCCACCAATCTTACGGTATTGATTACGGGAGAAAGCGGTGTGGGCAAGGAAATATTCTCCAAAGTGATCCATAACCTGAGCACAAGAAAGCACAATGCTTTTATAGCCGTGAACTGCGGGGCCATTCCCGAGGGCACGATTGATTCTGAATTGTTTGGTCACGAAAAAGGCTCCTTTACCGGGGCATCGGACAGTAGAAAAGGATATTTTGAATATGTGGCAAACGGCACTATTTTTCTGGATGAAATAGGGGAGATGCCGCTTTCCACACAGGCTCGTTTGTTGCGTGTATTGGAATCTGGCGAATACATTCGCGTGGGCTCTTCCAAAGTGCAGAAAACGGATGTGCGCGTGATTGCTGCCAGCAATGTGAATTTGATGGAAGCCGTGAAAAAAGGAAAATTCAGGGAAGACCTCTATTACAGGCTGAGTACGGTTCCCATTATCGTGCCGCCACTGCGCGACCGGAAAGAAGACATTCATTTACTGTTTAGAAAATTTGTAGCAGATTTTTCCGACCGGCACAAAACCACGCCCATTCATTTGGATGAAGAAGCACAAAGTTTATTGGAGAAACACAGTTGGCCCGGAAACATTCGCGAGCTGAAAAATATTGCAGAACAAATCTCAGTTTTGGCACAAAGCAAAACAGTGGGTGCAGAAGAGCTTAAAAAATACATCCCCGAATTTGGGATTTCCAAACTTCCTGCTGTGGCCTCTTTTTACAGATCGGAAAATGGTGGACAAGGCTCCGGCTCAGAAAAAGGGCAAGGTTTTTCAGGAGATTTTACCGAAAGGGATATATTGTACAAACTGTTCTTTGATATTAAGAAGGACATCAACGATATGAAAAAATTTCTTTTTGACCATTATACGGGCAGCACTTCTACACCTCCTTCATCAAGTTACATGCCGGGAGCTCAGGAACAGGATTACGAATCCCGTGAAGAGCGGCAGGCATCAATAGCTTCAAGAAAAGAAAACCCAATTATCATCAACAGTCCGAATTATGAAGACGAGGATGTGGAAGAATCTTTGAATATTGCCGAAAAAGAACGCGAACTGATTATCCTGGCGTTGAAAAAGCACAAAGGCAAGCGCAAGGATGCAGCCCTCGACCTGGGTGTTTCCGAACGCACTTTGTACCGCAAAATCAAGGAATATAAAATTCAGGAATAA
- the miaB gene encoding tRNA (N6-isopentenyl adenosine(37)-C2)-methylthiotransferase MiaB, which translates to MPEEEILFKTTDKQIDESKQGAVYQPESSKASNENGKRFYIESYGCQMNFADSEVVASILQENGFSAAANYDTADLILINTCAIRENAEQRVRNRLKQFNKVKKQKPEMLVGVLGCMAERLKSKFLEQEKLVDIVVGPDAYRDLPKLVEEADAGQKAVNVLLSREETYSEINPVRLNSNGVSAFVSITRGCDNMCSFCVVPFTRGRERSRDPQSIVKEATELFERGFKEITLLGQNVDSYLWYGGGAKKDFDKQTQDVKDAAVHFADLLEMVAKISPKLRVRFSTSNPRDMVDDVLHMIAKYDNICNYIHLPVQSGNSNVLERMNRGHNREWYLDLVGRIRKIIPDCGLSTDIITGFCDETEEEHQDTLSLMKEVGYDMAYMFFYSERPGTMAERKFEDNIPLATKKRRLQEVIDIQKINSEQSNIRELGKTFEVLIEGVSKKSDQELYGRNTKNQVIVFPREDYQKGDYVMVKVETCTSATLIGKVIKA; encoded by the coding sequence ATGCCGGAGGAAGAAATACTATTTAAAACTACTGATAAGCAGATAGACGAAAGCAAGCAGGGAGCGGTTTACCAGCCCGAATCCTCAAAAGCATCGAATGAAAACGGCAAGCGTTTTTACATAGAAAGCTATGGCTGCCAAATGAACTTTGCCGACAGCGAAGTGGTGGCCTCCATTTTACAGGAAAATGGCTTTAGCGCAGCAGCAAACTATGACACTGCCGATTTGATCTTGATCAATACCTGCGCCATTCGCGAGAATGCCGAACAGCGGGTGCGCAACAGGCTCAAGCAATTCAATAAAGTAAAAAAGCAAAAACCAGAAATGTTGGTGGGCGTGCTGGGCTGCATGGCCGAGCGATTGAAATCCAAATTTTTGGAACAGGAAAAACTCGTAGATATAGTGGTCGGCCCCGATGCCTACAGGGATTTGCCAAAATTGGTAGAGGAAGCCGATGCGGGGCAAAAGGCCGTAAATGTGCTGCTCTCCAGGGAAGAGACCTATTCCGAGATCAATCCCGTACGCTTGAACAGCAATGGTGTGTCGGCTTTTGTGTCGATCACCCGGGGCTGCGACAATATGTGTTCTTTCTGTGTGGTGCCCTTTACACGGGGCAGGGAGCGCAGCAGAGATCCGCAATCGATCGTAAAGGAAGCTACGGAATTGTTTGAAAGGGGCTTTAAGGAAATCACCCTTTTGGGGCAAAATGTGGACTCTTATCTGTGGTATGGCGGTGGTGCCAAAAAGGATTTTGACAAACAAACGCAAGATGTAAAAGATGCCGCAGTGCACTTTGCCGATCTATTGGAAATGGTGGCGAAAATCAGTCCCAAACTGCGTGTGCGCTTTTCTACTTCCAATCCCCGCGATATGGTGGACGATGTGCTGCACATGATTGCCAAATACGACAATATTTGCAATTATATCCACCTTCCCGTTCAGTCGGGCAATAGCAATGTGCTGGAGCGCATGAACCGTGGTCACAATCGCGAGTGGTATTTGGATTTGGTCGGACGCATTCGCAAAATCATTCCCGACTGTGGACTTTCTACCGACATCATCACTGGCTTTTGCGATGAGACAGAGGAAGAGCACCAGGATACTTTGAGCCTGATGAAGGAAGTGGGCTATGATATGGCCTATATGTTTTTCTATTCCGAACGCCCGGGTACGATGGCGGAGCGAAAATTTGAAGACAATATTCCATTGGCCACCAAAAAGAGAAGATTGCAGGAAGTGATCGATATTCAAAAAATAAATTCCGAGCAAAGCAATATCAGGGAATTGGGAAAAACCTTTGAAGTATTGATAGAAGGCGTTTCCAAAAAATCAGACCAAGAATTGTACGGTAGAAATACCAAAAACCAAGTGATTGTATTTCCCCGCGAGGATTATCAAAAAGGGGATTATGTAATGGTAAAAGTAGAAACATGTACTTCTGCCACATTGATAGGAAAAGTGATAAAAGCATAA
- a CDS encoding VF530 family protein yields the protein MPDSSKQPNNPLHGVKLADILGHLVDTYGWEMLGQKIDIRCFNYDPSIKSSLKFLRKTPWARDKVESLYLFSLREAKRKQR from the coding sequence ATGCCCGACAGCTCAAAACAACCCAACAATCCACTGCATGGTGTAAAGCTGGCAGATATTTTAGGACACCTGGTAGATACCTATGGCTGGGAAATGCTCGGACAAAAGATTGATATCCGCTGTTTTAATTATGATCCATCTATCAAATCAAGCTTGAAATTTTTGAGAAAAACACCCTGGGCCAGGGATAAAGTTGAAAGTCTTTATTTGTTTTCCTTGAGAGAGGCAAAAAGAAAGCAGCGATGA
- a CDS encoding LptE family protein, producing MVHFIKYTAIVVFSLVWQSCGVYSFTGASISPEIKSVTVNTFENRSQNGSVELSQLLTNELKDKFIRETDLRMVDFNGDIEFTGTIVNYQLSGQAPTGDQTTAAQRLTIGVSVEYFNNKEEGKGYKTTFSRFAEFDDSQSFENVKDELYNDIFEQLAIEIFNKALVNW from the coding sequence ATGGTGCATTTTATAAAATACACAGCAATTGTTGTTTTTTCATTGGTATGGCAAAGCTGTGGTGTTTATTCATTTACCGGTGCTTCTATTTCCCCTGAAATAAAATCCGTTACCGTCAATACTTTTGAAAACCGCTCGCAAAATGGATCGGTAGAGCTTTCACAATTGCTGACCAATGAACTGAAAGACAAATTTATCAGGGAAACAGATCTGAGAATGGTGGATTTCAATGGCGATATTGAATTTACAGGTACAATAGTTAACTATCAGTTGAGTGGACAGGCACCCACAGGAGATCAGACCACTGCTGCTCAGCGATTGACCATAGGAGTTTCGGTGGAATATTTCAATAATAAAGAAGAAGGTAAAGGTTATAAAACCACATTTTCAAGATTTGCTGAATTTGATGACAGTCAAAGTTTTGAAAATGTGAAAGATGAACTTTACAATGATATTTTTGAACAGCTGGCCATTGAGATTTTCAATAAAGCACTGGTAAACTGGTAA
- a CDS encoding nucleotidyltransferase substrate binding protein has protein sequence MKIDTTFYERCISTLEKAHSLLLKSDSKNIDYDMYRSACIKEFEIILEQSGKLLRKVLKPYFHSSKAVDKLYFKDLFRQAVLKSIISTEVSERFLEYRDNRNNTAHDYGVKFAEETLKLLPSFIDDTKLLAKAIKEQNDVAEG, from the coding sequence ATGAAAATAGACACTACATTTTATGAACGCTGTATTAGCACGCTTGAAAAGGCTCATTCTTTGCTGTTGAAATCAGATTCTAAGAATATTGATTATGACATGTATCGTTCGGCATGTATTAAGGAATTTGAAATTATTCTTGAGCAAAGTGGAAAGTTGCTTCGTAAAGTATTGAAGCCTTATTTCCATTCCTCAAAAGCAGTGGATAAATTGTATTTCAAGGATTTGTTCAGACAGGCTGTACTTAAAAGCATTATTAGCACTGAAGTTAGCGAGCGGTTTTTGGAATACAGGGACAATAGAAACAACACTGCTCACGATTATGGAGTTAAATTTGCAGAGGAAACACTGAAGCTATTACCCAGTTTTATTGATGACACGAAATTATTAGCAAAAGCAATCAAAGAACAGAACGATGTTGCTGAGGGATAA
- a CDS encoding ORF6N domain-containing protein: MLDRDLAEMYGVETRRLNEQVKRNNKRFPEDFMFQLTEKELEDWKSQYATSNKEKMGMRKLPYVFTEQGVAMLSSVLNSETAIEVNIQIIRIFTRIREVLLGNKDLLLRMEKLEKMILAQKKETNKHEEEIQVIFNALKELLNPPQPERRPIGFKTRSSE; encoded by the coding sequence ATGTTGGACAGAGATCTAGCCGAAATGTACGGAGTTGAGACAAGACGCCTAAACGAGCAAGTTAAGCGCAATAATAAACGCTTTCCTGAAGATTTCATGTTTCAATTGACTGAAAAAGAACTGGAAGATTGGAAATCGCAATATGCGACATCCAATAAGGAAAAGATGGGGATGCGCAAGCTGCCATATGTATTTACAGAACAGGGTGTGGCAATGTTGTCAAGTGTTTTAAACAGTGAAACGGCCATTGAAGTGAATATACAGATCATTCGCATTTTCACCAGGATTAGGGAAGTGCTTTTGGGCAATAAGGATTTGTTGCTTAGAATGGAAAAACTGGAAAAAATGATCCTTGCCCAAAAAAAGGAAACAAATAAGCATGAAGAAGAAATTCAGGTAATATTTAATGCGCTAAAAGAACTTTTAAATCCCCCGCAGCCTGAAAGAAGGCCAATTGGATTTAAAACCAGGTCTTCTGAGTAA
- the katG gene encoding catalase/peroxidase HPI, which produces MDEKQSASGKDQTSYNVNESKCPFSGKVLRKGAGGGPSNRDWWPNKLNLSILRQHSPLSNPMGETFNYTEEFKKLDLKVLKQDLYDLMTDSQDWWPADFGHYGPLFIRMAWHSAGTYRIGDGRGGGGTGNQRFEPVNSWPDNANLDKARLLLWPIKQKYGKKISWADLMILAGNCALESMGFKTFGFGGGREDIWEPEEDIYWGSEGEWLADERYSGDRDLENPLAAVQMGLIYVNPEGPNGKPDPVAAAIDIRETFGRMAMNDYETVALIAGGHTFGKTHGAVDSEKYVGPEPAAAPIEQQGMGWKNSHGKGNAEDTYTGGPEVTWTETPTKWSNNFFKNLFEYEYKLTKSPAGAYQWVAKNAEEIVPDAHIAGKKHKPTMLTTDLSLRMDPEYEKISRHFYENPDELADAFAKAWYKLTHRDMGPKVRYQGAEVPKEDLIWQDPLPKVNHDLIDKNDIQELKTEILDSGLSVSELVSTAWASASTFRGSDMRGGANGARIRLAPQKDWEVNKPKQLSKVLDKLSSIQNSFNKAQSGNKKVSLADLIVLGGVAGIEQAAKNAGHSVKVPFTPGRSDAAEEQTDVEQFAYLEPTADAFRNYMKEGYSVSQEEMLVDKAQLMTLTPPEITVLLGGMRALDTNWDDSKHGVFTDKPGTLNNDFFVNLLDLGTSWKATSDEQTLFEGSDRKTDEKKWTATRADLIFGSNSELRALAEVYGSADSEEKFVSDFVKAWAKVMDLDRFDLKT; this is translated from the coding sequence ATGGATGAGAAACAATCAGCGTCTGGAAAAGACCAAACAAGCTATAACGTAAATGAAAGTAAATGTCCCTTTAGCGGCAAAGTTTTAAGAAAAGGCGCAGGTGGTGGTCCATCCAATCGTGACTGGTGGCCCAACAAGCTAAACCTTAGTATTCTGCGCCAGCATTCGCCACTTTCAAATCCAATGGGAGAAACATTCAATTACACAGAGGAATTTAAAAAACTGGATCTTAAAGTATTGAAGCAAGACCTCTATGATCTGATGACCGACTCACAAGATTGGTGGCCGGCTGATTTTGGTCATTATGGCCCGCTCTTTATCAGAATGGCCTGGCACAGTGCAGGAACCTATCGAATAGGTGATGGTCGCGGTGGTGGCGGTACAGGAAACCAACGTTTTGAACCGGTCAATAGCTGGCCCGACAATGCCAACCTTGATAAAGCCCGATTGCTGCTTTGGCCCATCAAACAGAAATACGGAAAGAAAATTTCCTGGGCAGACCTGATGATCCTGGCCGGAAACTGTGCACTTGAATCCATGGGCTTTAAAACTTTTGGTTTTGGTGGCGGACGGGAAGATATATGGGAACCTGAAGAAGACATCTATTGGGGTTCCGAGGGAGAATGGCTGGCAGATGAACGCTACAGCGGAGATCGTGATCTCGAAAATCCTCTGGCTGCTGTACAAATGGGATTGATTTATGTAAACCCTGAAGGGCCAAACGGCAAACCCGACCCTGTGGCTGCAGCTATCGACATTCGCGAAACCTTTGGCAGAATGGCCATGAACGATTATGAAACAGTTGCATTGATAGCCGGTGGCCATACCTTTGGAAAGACCCACGGTGCAGTGGACTCAGAAAAATATGTAGGGCCTGAACCCGCTGCTGCTCCAATTGAACAGCAAGGCATGGGTTGGAAAAATTCCCATGGCAAAGGGAATGCTGAAGATACCTATACCGGTGGCCCTGAAGTAACCTGGACAGAAACCCCTACCAAATGGAGCAACAATTTTTTTAAAAACTTATTTGAATACGAATACAAACTCACAAAGAGTCCTGCAGGAGCCTATCAATGGGTAGCCAAAAATGCTGAGGAAATCGTTCCGGATGCACATATTGCCGGCAAAAAGCACAAACCCACCATGCTCACTACAGACCTTTCACTGAGAATGGATCCGGAGTATGAAAAAATTTCACGTCACTTTTACGAAAACCCCGATGAATTGGCAGATGCTTTTGCAAAAGCCTGGTACAAACTCACCCACCGGGACATGGGCCCAAAAGTGCGTTACCAGGGTGCGGAAGTGCCAAAAGAAGATTTAATATGGCAGGATCCTTTGCCTAAAGTAAATCACGATCTGATAGACAAAAATGACATTCAGGAATTGAAAACCGAGATCCTGGATTCTGGTTTGTCGGTTTCCGAACTGGTATCTACAGCATGGGCATCTGCATCTACTTTTCGCGGTTCAGACATGAGGGGCGGTGCCAATGGTGCTCGCATTCGTTTGGCTCCACAAAAAGACTGGGAAGTAAACAAACCAAAACAATTGTCAAAGGTGCTGGACAAGCTTTCAAGCATTCAAAATTCATTCAACAAGGCACAATCTGGAAATAAAAAAGTTTCCCTTGCCGACCTGATTGTTTTGGGTGGTGTTGCCGGTATTGAGCAGGCTGCAAAAAATGCCGGACACTCGGTAAAAGTACCTTTCACTCCCGGTCGTAGCGATGCTGCAGAGGAACAAACCGATGTGGAACAATTTGCCTATCTCGAACCAACAGCTGATGCATTCCGCAATTATATGAAAGAAGGCTATTCAGTATCCCAGGAAGAAATGCTGGTGGACAAAGCCCAATTGATGACACTGACTCCTCCCGAAATAACGGTTTTATTGGGGGGCATGCGTGCACTTGATACCAATTGGGACGATTCAAAGCACGGGGTATTCACCGATAAGCCAGGAACTCTGAACAATGATTTCTTTGTAAACCTACTTGATTTGGGAACAAGCTGGAAGGCCACTTCTGATGAACAGACCCTGTTTGAAGGCAGTGACCGCAAAACAGATGAAAAGAAATGGACAGCAACACGTGCCGATCTGATTTTTGGATCAAACTCAGAATTGCGCGCATTGGCAGAAGTATATGGCTCTGCCGACTCGGAAGAAAAATTTGTATCGGACTTTGTAAAAGCCTGGGCCAAGGTGATGGACCTCGATAGATTTGATTTGAAAACCTGA
- a CDS encoding type II toxin-antitoxin system RelE/ParE family toxin — translation MKIDVLKSFSNKLEEQVDYIAQDKPGAARKFKNDVLQKLKKLKRLPYAHRKSIFFNRNNIRDLIFKGYIIVYKVDERNKKIIVFGLSKYKDDIK, via the coding sequence ATGAAGATTGATGTCCTCAAATCTTTTAGTAATAAGTTGGAGGAACAAGTGGATTACATTGCCCAGGACAAACCTGGAGCAGCAAGAAAATTCAAGAACGATGTACTACAAAAACTCAAAAAGCTGAAAAGGCTGCCCTATGCACATCGTAAATCAATATTTTTCAACCGTAATAATATTCGTGATTTAATTTTTAAGGGCTACATTATTGTGTACAAAGTAGATGAGAGAAATAAGAAAATAATAGTGTTCGGTCTTTCAAAGTACAAGGATGACATTAAGTAA
- a CDS encoding T9SS type A sorting domain-containing protein, with product MTRLILFVFTIISLNTLGQQGQPTHIHDLGVSVPTNLYVFNDKLYFSASSPSSGNEMWVYDNSMSISATNPKMLIDLDTSSTSTFPRKYFEYNGKLFFTTNNALYSYVDNQPISQTNPRYICPRANGLAIQDNKLYFEISANTPRTIWVFDDSLPVSGTNPQQLVNQFVNPIKTSNNFKPFVFQDKMYFSATNNTSTGDELWVYDNTIPTSATNPVMLMNINPNNSSSVSSNGSNPSDFILYKNNMYFSADDGTGSELWVYDGTLLPQKVYDIDPSPYGGLALYKTILDDTLYFAGHDQFGTELWKYDGINTPTLVADIYAGSNYSIPSNLKVFGNRLIFNANNGTNGRELWCYNNSLSVSNSNPFLIYDLNSGTSNSVSNGADNSYVIYDNILYFGASGGSNIGGLWALTLCDIGAANPPVFSLGNDTTIYVGDSIELTGPVQMNSYSWSNNAANNYQMYFIGDINNIGNNNISLTVVDSNFCSYSNNINIIVYSLEDFNLVSPANSSTNQKYSSLVLDWSDNTGAINYELQIDTTQSFTTNPQTYTTSNSMYSVTLLPSKTYYWKVRASNGSTWGQWTTPWSFTTNSLENFNLISPANSSTNQEYSSLIFEWSENVGATSYELQIDTTQSFTASPLSYTTSDSTYTVTLLPSKTYHWKVRASNGTTWGQWSSVWSFTTKEDVSTSIHEIYFSDIKIYPNPVLDIINIETNNILFNKPFNLFDNTGRVIYSGFINREQVTISLKALSTGIYFLQIGDYPQQTYKLLKE from the coding sequence GTGACCAGATTAATTTTATTCGTTTTTACGATTATTTCCTTGAATACTCTCGGACAACAAGGACAACCTACACATATTCATGATTTAGGAGTTAGTGTTCCAACAAACTTGTATGTTTTCAATGACAAACTTTATTTCTCAGCTTCTTCACCAAGTAGTGGTAATGAAATGTGGGTTTATGACAATAGCATGTCAATATCAGCTACAAACCCTAAAATGCTTATTGATTTAGACACTTCATCAACTAGCACTTTCCCGCGAAAGTATTTTGAATATAATGGAAAATTATTCTTCACCACCAATAATGCGTTATATTCATATGTTGACAATCAACCTATTTCTCAAACTAATCCTCGATATATTTGCCCAAGAGCAAACGGCTTAGCTATACAAGACAATAAGTTGTATTTTGAAATATCAGCCAATACCCCACGAACAATTTGGGTGTTTGATGACAGTCTACCTGTTAGTGGAACAAATCCACAACAGTTGGTAAATCAATTTGTTAATCCAATAAAAACTTCAAATAATTTTAAACCATTTGTTTTCCAAGATAAAATGTACTTTTCGGCAACAAATAACACATCCACCGGTGACGAACTTTGGGTTTACGATAACACAATACCGACTTCTGCCACTAATCCAGTGATGCTGATGAATATCAATCCTAATAATAGTTCAAGTGTTTCTTCAAATGGTTCTAATCCTTCTGATTTTATTTTATACAAAAACAACATGTATTTTAGTGCGGATGATGGAACAGGTTCTGAGTTGTGGGTCTATGATGGTACTTTACTACCACAAAAAGTATATGATATTGATCCAAGTCCTTACGGTGGACTTGCATTATATAAAACAATCTTAGATGACACATTATACTTTGCCGGTCATGATCAATTTGGTACCGAATTATGGAAATATGATGGTATTAATACCCCCACATTAGTCGCAGATATATATGCTGGCAGCAATTATTCAATTCCAAGCAATTTAAAAGTTTTTGGTAACAGATTAATATTCAATGCTAACAATGGGACTAATGGAAGAGAATTATGGTGCTATAATAATTCACTTTCAGTTTCTAATTCAAATCCATTCCTAATTTACGACTTAAATAGCGGCACATCTAATTCTGTTTCTAATGGTGCAGACAATAGCTATGTAATATATGATAATATTTTATACTTTGGTGCGTCTGGTGGTTCTAACATTGGTGGTCTTTGGGCACTTACGCTATGTGACATAGGCGCTGCAAATCCGCCTGTTTTTTCATTAGGAAATGACACAACTATTTATGTAGGCGATTCAATAGAATTGACTGGGCCTGTACAAATGAACTCATATTCTTGGTCAAACAATGCAGCTAATAATTATCAGATGTACTTCATTGGTGATATTAATAACATTGGAAACAATAACATTTCATTGACTGTTGTGGATTCAAATTTTTGTTCATACTCTAATAACATAAACATTATAGTGTATTCATTAGAGGATTTTAATCTTGTTAGTCCTGCGAACAGCTCAACAAACCAAAAATATTCATCACTAGTATTGGATTGGTCGGACAACACCGGTGCCATAAATTACGAATTACAAATTGATACTACGCAAAGTTTTACAACAAACCCACAAACATACACAACATCGAATTCAATGTACTCAGTTACACTTCTGCCTTCAAAAACATATTATTGGAAAGTCCGTGCTTCTAATGGTTCAACTTGGGGGCAGTGGACGACACCTTGGAGTTTTACAACAAACTCATTAGAAAATTTCAATCTTATCAGCCCTGCAAACAGTTCAACAAATCAAGAGTATTCGTCATTAATATTTGAGTGGTCAGAGAATGTTGGTGCTACAAGTTACGAACTACAAATTGATACAACACAAAGCTTTACAGCGAGTCCACTGAGCTATACAACATCAGACTCAACTTATACTGTTACACTTCTACCATCAAAAACATATCATTGGAAAGTTCGTGCTTCTAATGGTACAACTTGGGGGCAGTGGTCATCAGTTTGGAGTTTTACAACAAAAGAAGATGTTTCTACATCAATACACGAAATATATTTTTCTGACATAAAAATTTATCCCAACCCTGTATTAGACATAATCAATATTGAAACAAACAACATTCTATTTAACAAGCCATTTAATTTGTTTGACAACACTGGAAGAGTAATATATTCAGGTTTTATTAATAGAGAACAAGTAACTATAAGTTTAAAAGCTCTTTCAACAGGAATTTATTTTCTACAAATAGGTGACTATCCACAACAGACATACAAACTTTTAAAAGAATAA